A single window of Streptomyces globosus DNA harbors:
- the tpg gene encoding telomere-protecting terminal protein Tpg, which translates to MDTVGEGLEGALQAAFTRPVPKSAGAQMRYLVRQYKGRTGEVARLLGISRRTVERYVRDQLKRPRPELAARLEREVLRRWQPQVRARARKAAATTGGIMIDTRARFGYTAAPGTTDDARLRHLTVALPPEFAGRLFDAQEAGATEQQLRQIAAEGLQEIYFKDQGRRAQGLLVEYTDLEHVEFEL; encoded by the coding sequence ATGGACACGGTCGGGGAAGGCCTGGAAGGGGCCCTGCAGGCGGCGTTCACCCGTCCCGTCCCGAAGAGCGCGGGCGCGCAGATGCGCTACCTGGTGCGGCAGTACAAGGGCCGCACCGGGGAGGTGGCGCGGCTCCTCGGCATCAGCCGGCGCACCGTCGAGCGGTACGTGCGCGACCAGCTGAAGCGGCCCCGGCCCGAACTCGCCGCCCGCCTGGAGCGCGAGGTGCTCAGGCGGTGGCAGCCGCAGGTCCGGGCGCGGGCCCGGAAGGCCGCGGCCACCACCGGCGGCATCATGATCGACACGCGGGCGCGGTTCGGCTACACCGCCGCGCCCGGCACCACCGACGACGCCCGGCTGCGCCACCTCACGGTGGCCCTGCCGCCGGAGTTCGCCGGCCGCCTCTTCGACGCGCAGGAGGCCGGTGCCACCGAGCAGCAGCTCCGGCAGATCGCCGCGGAGGGGCTGCAGGAGATCTACTTCAAGGACCAGGGGCGGCGCGCGCAGGGCCTGCTGGTGGAGTACACCGACCTGGAACACGTCGAGTTCGAGCTGTAG
- a CDS encoding bifunctional DNA primase/polymerase produces MPVYSESLPHAVSGGSALDVATWLARRGYPVHPLAPGAKTPAANCPDCRGARHSPAGCPCHSEGRWCHGFHAATTDLRTLQRWWRAEPAFGIGVSCGPARLVVIDVDAHAAPLPDRRKLLPGIPVDDRVDLTGLRNGYHTLALLAAYRSRPHPCEDASTLRVRTPSGGMHIWYRVPQDGPAFRSSSGSGSRAALAWQVDVRAGGGYIVAPTTRTTAGLYEALPGARVPAALPLWLTAELVRTGHAPDEAPAAPEAPSEASGGPLAAPRSPARPAPRARAGRRLLGPLLDDVRACGTAPAGTAFSEKLNRAAFTAGGLAAAGHLDHGEGRLLLLEAADHARPHQQRRNRLIVEAGLRAGSDRPIHPKECP; encoded by the coding sequence GTGCCCGTCTATTCCGAGAGCCTGCCACATGCGGTGAGCGGCGGGTCGGCACTGGACGTGGCCACCTGGCTGGCCCGACGAGGCTACCCCGTCCACCCGCTGGCCCCGGGGGCCAAGACGCCCGCAGCCAACTGCCCCGACTGCCGCGGCGCCCGCCACTCCCCCGCCGGCTGCCCCTGCCACTCCGAGGGCCGCTGGTGCCATGGCTTCCACGCCGCCACCACCGACCTCCGCACCCTGCAGCGCTGGTGGCGCGCCGAGCCGGCGTTCGGCATCGGGGTCTCCTGCGGCCCTGCCCGGCTCGTCGTCATCGACGTGGACGCCCACGCCGCGCCCCTTCCCGACCGCCGCAAGCTGCTGCCCGGCATCCCCGTCGACGACCGGGTCGACCTCACCGGCCTGCGGAACGGCTACCACACCCTGGCGCTGCTGGCCGCGTACCGCTCCCGGCCCCACCCCTGCGAGGACGCCTCGACGCTGCGCGTCCGCACGCCCTCCGGCGGGATGCACATCTGGTACCGGGTGCCCCAGGACGGCCCCGCCTTCCGCAGCTCCAGCGGCTCCGGCTCGCGGGCGGCCCTCGCCTGGCAGGTCGACGTCCGCGCAGGGGGCGGGTACATCGTCGCCCCTACCACCCGTACGACCGCCGGACTGTACGAGGCGCTGCCCGGCGCCCGTGTGCCCGCGGCGCTGCCGCTGTGGCTGACGGCCGAGCTCGTCCGCACCGGACATGCCCCGGACGAGGCCCCGGCCGCGCCTGAGGCTCCCTCAGAGGCTTCCGGAGGCCCCCTGGCGGCCCCGCGGAGCCCCGCACGGCCCGCGCCCCGCGCCAGGGCCGGCCGACGCCTCCTCGGCCCGCTCCTCGACGACGTACGCGCCTGCGGCACAGCCCCCGCCGGCACGGCCTTCAGCGAGAAGCTCAACCGGGCCGCGTTCACCGCCGGAGGGCTCGCCGCCGCGGGCCACCTCGACCACGGAGAGGGCCGCCTCCTGCTCCTCGAAGCCGCCGACCACGCACGACCACACCAGCAGCGCCGGAACCGCCTCATCGTCGAAGCAGGGCTGCGCGCCGGAAGCGACCGACCCATCCACCCCAAGGAATGCCCATGA
- a CDS encoding DNA primase family protein — translation MSSAESTGFNAQAAAEQLAAFTPDPGPAAPAAAAATGRRLPAQQGGAQAPGPVNDFIAGGLLRNLTDRGNAKLFAHLHHHRFRHVEGLGWYVWDEYRWKRTGGEKAAIWAAGEMAEELPTHDPRGVFTDRELAQHRKRAMSTSGVKAMLTQAKASPELALDPDTLDGDKYALCTPAGVVDLRTGDLRKPDPTRDLHSRATYLAPEAMPTPRFHDFLHQTFGDDDKGKEMINFLHLLLGYSVTGDVGGQVLPFLYGVGANGKSALLDVVIKILGDYADVAPPGFLMERGKFNEHSTELTELHGRRLFVCSELKPHDKFDEARVKLLTGGDRLKARRMRQDFFSFEPTHKLWLLGNHRPEVGTGGHAFWRRIRLIPFERVVPDHRKIDNLADILVTEEGPGILNWMIQGAKAYLATKPALTGPSVVRTATQAYATTEDHIGRFLAECCTTGADLAEPRDLKVEQGALYRAYSAWCLDGEGLRPATTRAFATRIRAEVGVASPSEMLRSNGQKFYPGLALLTDEEQPPREANRAGSR, via the coding sequence ATGAGCAGCGCCGAAAGCACCGGGTTCAACGCCCAGGCCGCGGCGGAACAGCTCGCTGCGTTCACTCCGGACCCCGGACCGGCCGCACCGGCCGCGGCAGCCGCGACCGGCCGCCGCCTGCCCGCCCAGCAGGGCGGCGCCCAGGCGCCGGGCCCCGTCAACGACTTCATCGCGGGCGGTCTGCTGCGCAACCTCACCGACCGCGGCAACGCCAAGCTCTTCGCCCACCTCCACCACCACCGGTTCCGGCACGTGGAGGGACTGGGCTGGTACGTGTGGGACGAGTACCGGTGGAAGCGGACCGGCGGGGAGAAGGCCGCCATCTGGGCCGCCGGCGAGATGGCCGAGGAACTGCCCACCCACGACCCGCGGGGCGTCTTCACCGACCGCGAGCTGGCCCAGCACCGCAAGCGCGCCATGTCCACCTCCGGCGTGAAGGCCATGCTCACCCAGGCCAAGGCCTCCCCCGAACTCGCCCTCGACCCCGACACCCTGGACGGCGACAAGTACGCGCTGTGCACCCCCGCCGGCGTCGTGGACCTGCGCACCGGCGACCTGCGCAAGCCGGACCCCACCCGCGACCTGCACTCCCGCGCCACCTACCTGGCGCCCGAGGCCATGCCGACGCCCCGGTTCCACGACTTCCTCCACCAGACGTTCGGGGACGACGACAAGGGCAAGGAGATGATCAACTTCTTGCACCTGCTGCTCGGCTACTCCGTCACCGGCGACGTCGGCGGCCAGGTTCTGCCCTTCCTCTACGGCGTCGGCGCGAACGGCAAGTCCGCGCTCCTCGACGTCGTCATCAAGATCCTCGGTGACTACGCGGACGTCGCCCCGCCGGGCTTCCTGATGGAGCGCGGCAAGTTCAACGAGCACTCCACCGAGTTGACGGAACTGCACGGCCGCCGCCTGTTCGTCTGCAGCGAGCTCAAGCCGCACGACAAGTTCGACGAAGCCCGGGTCAAGCTCCTCACCGGCGGCGACCGGCTCAAGGCCCGCCGGATGCGACAGGACTTCTTCAGCTTCGAGCCCACGCACAAGCTGTGGCTGCTCGGCAACCACCGCCCCGAGGTCGGCACCGGCGGACACGCGTTCTGGCGGCGCATCCGGCTCATCCCCTTCGAGCGGGTCGTGCCCGACCACCGGAAGATCGACAACCTGGCGGACATCCTGGTGACGGAGGAGGGCCCCGGCATCCTCAACTGGATGATCCAGGGAGCGAAGGCCTACCTCGCGACGAAACCGGCCCTGACCGGCCCCAGCGTCGTCCGCACCGCCACCCAGGCCTACGCGACGACCGAGGACCACATCGGGCGGTTCCTCGCCGAATGCTGCACCACCGGGGCGGACCTGGCAGAACCCCGTGATCTGAAGGTGGAGCAGGGAGCCCTCTACCGGGCGTACAGTGCATGGTGCCTCGACGGCGAGGGACTGCGCCCCGCCACGACCCGCGCGTTCGCCACACGCATCCGGGCCGAGGTCGGCGTCGCGTCACCGAGCGAGATGCTCCGCTCGAACGGCCAGAAGTTCTATCCAGGTCTGGCCCTCCTCACCGACGAGGAACAGCCGCCCCGTGAGGCGAACAGGGCAGGTTCCAGGTGA
- a CDS encoding DUF6009 family protein: MSSLLTASDLAHEDKVVWLEDPEQLDYVRQALDKTPRRRGKPRYHRDGRMIGFTELGDTAEADPDSGLQKRRVFYLLPHDRDAEPDGLYREGAPGEAVDPRTIEPRQVGRKTARSQRGLSAPTVA; the protein is encoded by the coding sequence ATGAGCTCGCTACTGACGGCAAGCGATCTCGCCCACGAGGACAAAGTGGTGTGGCTGGAGGACCCCGAACAGCTCGATTACGTACGCCAGGCCCTGGACAAGACCCCTCGTCGGCGCGGGAAGCCGCGCTACCACCGCGACGGCCGCATGATCGGCTTCACGGAGCTCGGCGACACCGCGGAGGCGGACCCGGACAGCGGCCTGCAGAAGCGGCGCGTCTTCTACCTGCTGCCGCACGACCGGGACGCCGAGCCCGATGGCCTGTACCGGGAGGGCGCGCCGGGCGAAGCCGTCGACCCGCGGACGATTGAGCCGCGGCAGGTCGGCAGGAAGACCGCGCGGTCGCAGCGCGGGCTGTCCGCGCCTACCGTCGCCTGA